The stretch of DNA GGTGGTGTCGGGGGTGCTGGCTGCCGCGCTGTTGCTGAGCGCCTGCTCCCAGAAGAAGTCCCCCGACGCGGCCGGGCCCGGGTCGGGCGCCTCCACCGGGACGGCCTCTGCTGCCAGCAGCGCGCCGCAGACGCCACCGGCGGCACTGCGCTTCGCCCCGGCCCACGAGGCGGCCGGCGTCAACCCGTTGACCCCCGTCAAGGTCGCGGTGTCAGGCGGCTCGCTGTCTCAGGTCAGCCTGACCAACCTCGAAGGCAAGCAGGTCAAGGGCGCGCTGTCGGCCGACAAGCGGTCCTGGTCATCGGCTGAGACGCTGGGCTACAACCGCCTGTACTCGCTGGCGGCCACGGCCGTCAACCCGGCGGGTCAGCAGACCTCGACAACCAGCACCTTCAGCACGCTCAAGCCTGCCAACATGACGATGCCCTACATCCAGACCGCGGCCGGCGGCGGCGTCTCACCGGGAGTCACCTTCGGGGTGGGACAGGTGGTGCGGGTCCACTTCGACGAGCCGATTCCCGACCGCAAGGCGGCCCAGGCCGCGCTGTCGGTCAAGACCGAGCCGGCTCAGGTCGGCGGATTCAGCTGGCTGGACGACTCCAACGTCTACTGGCGCACCAAGAACTACCTCAAGCCGGGCACCAAGGTGACCATCACCGCCAAGGTCTACGGCAAGAACTTCGGCAAGTCGCTCTACGGCCAGGCCGATGCCAGCACCTGGTTCCGGGTCGGTGACAAGCACATCTCGATCGCTGACGACCGCACCAAGATGATCAAGGTCTACTCCAACGACAGGCTGGTCCGCACAATGCCGACCTCGATGGGCCGGAACGTGCGCATCCCCGGTGACAAGGGCCCGATCGACCTGCGCACCAACTCCGGCCCGCACGTGGTGGTCGGCGGCGAGAAGAAGATCAAAATGGACTCAGCCTCGTTCGGCCTGAGCAAGGGCGACGAGGCGTACAAGAAGGTCGTGCCGGTCGGCGTGCGGATCAGCTACGACGGCGAGTACGTGCACTGGGCCGACTGGTCGATCGCACAGCAGGGCAAGGTCAACGTCTCGCACGGCTGCCTCAACGTCTCACCGTCCAACGCCTACTGGTTCTACGACTTCTCCCTGCCCGGCGACATCGTCGACGTGCGCAACACCGGGCGGAACCTGGCCGAGTGGAACTCCGGCTACTGGAACGTCTCGTGGGCGAGCTGGCTGGCCGACAGCGCCACCTGAGTCGCGCCTTCGCCGGAAGTGGCTCGGCGCCCGACCGGGGCGTCGCTACCCGGCCGGAGCCGGTTACGGCAGACTGACTGATTGTGGATCGCCAGCAGGAATTCGTCCTACGCACTCTGGAAGAGCGACAGATCCGGTTCGTCCGGCTCTGGTTCACCGACGTGCTCGGCTTTCTCAAGTCCGTCGCCGTGGCGCCGGCCGAACTCGAAGGCGCCTTCGCCGAGGGGATCGGCTTCGACGGCTCGGCGATCGAGGGCTTCGCCCGGGCCAGCGAGTCCGACATGCTGGTCCGGCCCGACCCGGCGACCTTCCAGATCCTGCAGGGCGATGACGGCAAGCCCAGTGACACCGCGCGGATGTTCTGCGACATCACGATGCCCGACGGCTCGCCGTCCTGGGCAGACCCCCGCTACGTGCTGCGCCGGACGCTGTCCAAGGCTGCCGACCGGGGCCTGACCTTCTACACCCACCCCGAGATCGAGTTCTTCCTGCTCAAGAACCGCCCCTCCGACGGCAGCGAGCCGGTGCCGATCGACGACGGCGGCTACTTCGACATGACCAGCCACGACACCGCCCACGACTTCCGCCGCAGCGCGATCACCGCGCTCGAGGCGGTCGGCATCTCGGTGGAGTTCAGTCACCACGAGGTGGCGCCGGGCCAGCAGGAGATCGACCTGCGTTACGCCGACGCGCTGTCCACCGCCGACAACATCATGAGCTTCCGGCACATCATCAAAGAGGTCGCCCGGACCCGCGGCGTGCATGCCACCTTCATGCCCAAGCCGTTCCGCCACCAGCCGGGCAGCGGCATGCACACCCACCTGTCGCTGTTCGAGGGCGACCGCAACGCCTTCCACGACCCGTCGGACAGCCTCTACCTCTCGGCCACCGCCCGCTCGTTCATCGCCGGCCTGCTACGCCACGCCCGTGAGATCACCGCGGTCACCAACCAGTGGGTGAACTCCTACAAGCGGCTGTTCGGCTGGTCGGCGCCGGGCCAGCTGGTCGAAGCCCCGACCTACGTGTGCTGGGGCCACGCCAATCGCTCAGCCCTGGTCCGGGTGCCGATGTACAAGCCCGGCAAGGCCAACTCCACCCGGGTCGAGGTCCGGTCGCTGGACTCGGCGTGCAATCCCTACCTGGCCTTCGCGGTGCTGCTGGCGGCCGGCATGAAGGGCATCGAAGAGGGCTACGAGCTGCCGCCGGGCGCCGAGGACGACGTCTGGGCGCTGTCGGACACCGAGCGGCGAGCGCTGGGCTATGACGACCTGCCGCACAACCTGGCCGACGCGCTGCGGGCGATGGAAGACTCGGAGTTGGTGGCCGAGACCCTGGGCGAGCACGTCTTCGAGTTCTTCCTGCGGAACAAGCGCTCGGAGTGGGTCGACTACCGCGCCGAGGTGACCCCGTTCGAGCTGCGCAGGTACCTGCCCTCGCTGTGACCGACGCGCGGCGGCGGGTCTTGTCTGCCGGCGCCGAGAGCGGACATACTCGCCCGAGACCTGCCCCGGGGCTCGGCCGGGGTGTGGGGCGCCTGAGCGACGCAGGGAGATGTCGGTGGCCGCTGTCGGAAGGTGCAGTGTCGTCATCCCGACCTATAACCGGGCGGAGTTGCTCAGGCGCACGCTGGACTCGTTGATCGGGCAGGACCTGGGCAGGGACGCTTTCGAGGTGCTGGTGGTCGATGACGGCTCCAGCGACGGGACGGCTGAGCTGGCGCGGGGGTATCGGGAT from Jatrophihabitans sp. encodes:
- a CDS encoding Ig-like domain-containing protein, whose translation is MGYRDRTAAVVSGVLAAALLLSACSQKKSPDAAGPGSGASTGTASAASSAPQTPPAALRFAPAHEAAGVNPLTPVKVAVSGGSLSQVSLTNLEGKQVKGALSADKRSWSSAETLGYNRLYSLAATAVNPAGQQTSTTSTFSTLKPANMTMPYIQTAAGGGVSPGVTFGVGQVVRVHFDEPIPDRKAAQAALSVKTEPAQVGGFSWLDDSNVYWRTKNYLKPGTKVTITAKVYGKNFGKSLYGQADASTWFRVGDKHISIADDRTKMIKVYSNDRLVRTMPTSMGRNVRIPGDKGPIDLRTNSGPHVVVGGEKKIKMDSASFGLSKGDEAYKKVVPVGVRISYDGEYVHWADWSIAQQGKVNVSHGCLNVSPSNAYWFYDFSLPGDIVDVRNTGRNLAEWNSGYWNVSWASWLADSAT
- the glnA gene encoding type I glutamate--ammonia ligase, yielding MDRQQEFVLRTLEERQIRFVRLWFTDVLGFLKSVAVAPAELEGAFAEGIGFDGSAIEGFARASESDMLVRPDPATFQILQGDDGKPSDTARMFCDITMPDGSPSWADPRYVLRRTLSKAADRGLTFYTHPEIEFFLLKNRPSDGSEPVPIDDGGYFDMTSHDTAHDFRRSAITALEAVGISVEFSHHEVAPGQQEIDLRYADALSTADNIMSFRHIIKEVARTRGVHATFMPKPFRHQPGSGMHTHLSLFEGDRNAFHDPSDSLYLSATARSFIAGLLRHAREITAVTNQWVNSYKRLFGWSAPGQLVEAPTYVCWGHANRSALVRVPMYKPGKANSTRVEVRSLDSACNPYLAFAVLLAAGMKGIEEGYELPPGAEDDVWALSDTERRALGYDDLPHNLADALRAMEDSELVAETLGEHVFEFFLRNKRSEWVDYRAEVTPFELRRYLPSL